A window from Calorimonas adulescens encodes these proteins:
- a CDS encoding permease, producing MGNYIIYAVTLILLIISFLKDKQKTKNALKKAWKSFENILPEFLGVIMLVGILLVVLNPQVISAVIGAESGWFGVILAALVGAVTLIPGFVAFPTAAMLLQNGAGYMQIGAFVSTLMMVGIVTAPVEIKYFGKKLTIARNVLAFVFSFLVAYIIGKVAGGI from the coding sequence ATGGGAAATTATATTATCTATGCTGTCACGCTTATACTTTTGATAATTTCTTTCTTAAAAGACAAACAAAAAACAAAAAATGCATTAAAGAAAGCGTGGAAGTCCTTTGAGAATATATTGCCAGAATTTCTTGGAGTTATTATGCTGGTAGGAATACTGCTTGTCGTACTCAATCCCCAGGTTATATCTGCCGTAATTGGAGCAGAATCAGGATGGTTTGGCGTTATTCTTGCAGCCCTGGTTGGAGCAGTTACCCTTATCCCAGGGTTTGTGGCATTCCCTACTGCTGCCATGCTGCTTCAAAATGGTGCAGGGTATATGCAGATTGGAGCATTTGTTTCTACACTTATGATGGTAGGGATTGTTACGGCTCCTGTAGAGATAAAATACTTTGGCAAAAAACTTACCATTGCAAGAAATGTTTTAGCCTTTGTATTTTCTTTCCTCGTAGCATATATAATTGGGAAGGTGGCGGGCGGTATATGA
- a CDS encoding permease encodes MKFIKRYNFFLITIGIIGIITLINRSVGIKAIGVAGYSLKEMALVIPPVFILLGLLDVWVPRETMVKYMGEGSGIKGVILSIILGSAAAGPLYGAFPIAAVFMKKGVKFSNILIFIGAWSTTKIPMFLFEMSALGTKFAVTRLLIDIPGIIIIAYILSLLMQKEEIKEIYKKAENM; translated from the coding sequence ATGAAGTTTATAAAAAGATACAATTTTTTTCTAATCACTATCGGCATTATAGGGATTATTACTTTAATAAATAGAAGTGTTGGAATAAAAGCCATTGGTGTTGCAGGATATAGTTTGAAGGAAATGGCTCTAGTTATTCCCCCTGTATTTATTCTCTTGGGTTTGTTAGATGTCTGGGTTCCTAGAGAAACGATGGTGAAATACATGGGAGAAGGTTCAGGGATAAAAGGCGTAATCCTATCCATCATTTTAGGCTCGGCAGCAGCAGGTCCACTTTATGGAGCATTTCCGATAGCAGCAGTTTTTATGAAAAAGGGTGTAAAATTTAGCAATATACTAATATTCATTGGAGCATGGTCCACTACAAAAATACCAATGTTTTTATTTGAAATGTCAGCATTGGGTACTAAATTTGCTGTAACAAGACTATTGATTGACATCCCTGGAATAATTATTATCGCTTACATCTTATCCCTTTTAATGCAAAAAGAAGAGATAAAAGAAATATATAAAAAGGCTGAAAACATGTGA